Proteins encoded within one genomic window of Triticum aestivum cultivar Chinese Spring chromosome 2D, IWGSC CS RefSeq v2.1, whole genome shotgun sequence:
- the LOC123053151 gene encoding probable metal-nicotianamine transporter YSL5 isoform X1 codes for MRMRTAPDAEIQTLGATTSYPPLLAGGPAAGARALLPSASVPPPPWREQLTLRGVAVAAALGSLLCLVIHRLNLTVGVIPALNVASGLLAFFLTTAWRAAAGRLGFGRRSPFTRQENTVIQTCAIACGGLAFSGCSASYIFAMDRKTYELVGPDYPGNRVEDVKDPSLGWMIGFLYLIALLGPFAIVMLRKVLVVDYKLAFPGGTATALMINSLHGEKEADVTGKKVRCLVKYMSLSFAWSFFKWFFSGVGDSCGFDNFPTFGVAAFKNTFYFNFNPSYVGYGLISPHIVNCSVFLGSVISWGFLWPFIAKQSGDWYPDNLSSSDFRGLYGYKVFVAISIILGDGLYNLVKIFVVIAREICIVQLKKGDQPVQALQDNKNSRQSRDDELQIEMFFKDRIPTRFAVSGYIVLAAISTAAVPTIFPQLKWYLVLVCYLLAPAIAFCNSYGMGLTNLNLAPTYGKIALFIFASLVGSSDGGVIAGLAACGIIMSIACSAADLMQDFKCGYLTLSSPRSMFISQLTGVVLGCVIAPLTLWLFWVAFDIGDPDGEYKAPFAIIFREMAILGVEGVAALPQHCLEICCAFFLAALAINLLRDVTPASASRFIPIPMAMAVPFYIGAFFGVDMLIGTVILFVWQKLNRRGADDYAVAVASGLICGDGIWSIPSAVLSILRIDPPVCMAFRPSSAFSRCASFYSCTKENEPQHFGAILLLTNCTKRRVTHIHCLPSVFRGFHVSLVIMPKVSLFICIFVLSFFCG; via the exons ATGAGAATGAGAACAGCACCCGATGCTGAAATCCAAACCCTTGGCGCCACCACGTCATACCCCCCACTCCTCGCCGGAGGCCCAGCCGCCGGCGCCCGGGCCCTCCTACCCTCCGCCTCCGTGCCGCCACCGCCATGGCGGGAGCAGCTCACCCTCCGGGGCGTCGCCGTCGCGGCGGCGCTGGGCTCGCTGCTCTGCCTGGTGATCCACCGCCTCAACCTCACCGTCGGGGTCATCCCGGCCCTCAACGTCGCCTCCGGCCTCCTCGCCTTCTTCCTCACCACCGCCTGGCGGGCCGCCGCCGGGAGGCTAGGGTTCGGCCGCAGGAGCCCGTTCACCAGGCAGGAGAACACCGTCATCCAGACCTGCGCCATCGCGTGCGGCGGCCTCGCGTTCAGCG GGTGCTCGGCATCGTACATCTTCGCGATGGATAGGAAGACGTATGAGCTCGTCGGGCCTGACTATCCGGGTAACCGAGTGGAAGACGTCAAAGATCCCTCGCTTGGTTGGATGATCGGTTTCCTGTATCTCATTGCTCTTCTCGGGCCATTTGCTATTGTCATGCTACGAAAG GTATTGGTGGTTGATTACAAGCTTGCATTTCCTGGTGGGACAGCTACAGCTCTGATGATTAATAGCTTGCATGGAGAAAAAGAGGCTGATGTTACAGG AAAGAAAGTCCGTTGCCTTGTAAAGTACATGAGCCTGAGTTTTGCCTGGAGCTTCTTTAAGTGGTTCTTTAGTGGTGTTGGTGACTCTTGTGGTTTTGACAATTTCCCAACATTTGGAGTTGCAGCTTTTAAGAACAC GTTTTATTTCAACTTCAATCCCAGTTATGTTGGGTATGGTCTTATTTCTCCCCATATTGTTAACTGCTCAGTTTTTCTTGGGTCAGTCATATCATGGGGTTTTCTTTGGCCATTTATCGCTAAGCAATCTGGTGATTGGTACCCAGATAACCTTAGTAGCAGTGACTTCAGAGGCCTATATGGTTACAAG GTTTTTGTAGCCATTTCCATCATACTTGGAGATGGCCTCTACAACTTGGTAAAAATCTTTGTTGTCATTGCAAGAGAAATCTGTATTGTGCAATTAAAAAAAGGTGATCAGCCTGTTCAAGCTCTTCAAG ATAATAAGAACTCTAGACAATCAAGGGATGATGAGCTTCAAATTGAGATGTTCTTCAAAGATAGGATACCCACACGGTTTGCTGTTTCTGGTTACATTGTACTTGCAGCAATATCCACCGCAGCTGTGCCCACCATATTTCCCCAGCTGAAGTGGTATCTTGTGCTTGTCTGCTACTTACTTGCTCCGGCCATTGCCTTCTGCAACTCCTACGGGATGGGCCTCACAAACTTGAACCTTGCACCCACCTATGGCAAGATTGCCCTCTTTATATTCGCCTCGCTTGTCGGCAGCAGCGATGGTGGCGTCATTGCCGGCCTTGCAGCATGTGGCATAATCATGTCCATTGCCTGCTCTGCGGCAGATCTGATGCAGGACTTCAAGTGCGGCTacctcaccctctcttcaccacgCTCAATGTTCATCTCCCAGCTAACTGGCGTCGTGCTCGGATGCGTCATTGCTCCGCTCACACTGTGGCTCTTCTGGGTGGCCTTCGATATCGGCGACCCTGATGGTGAGTACAAGGCTCCGTTCGCCATCATCTTCAGGGAGATGGCCATTCTTGGGGTCGAAGGTGTTGCCGCTCTGCCCCAGCACTGCCTCGAGATCTGTTGTGCATTCTTCTTGGCCGCGTTGGCCATCAATCTCCTTAGGGATGTGACGCCCGCCAGTGCGTCGAGGTTTATCCCCATACCGATGGCGATGGCTGTGCCGTTCTACATTGGTGCTTTCTTCGGCGTGGACATGTTGATTGGGACGGTAATCTTGTTCGTGTGGCAGAAGTTGAACCGGAGGGGTGCTGATGATTATGCGGTGGCAGTGGCGTCCGGGCTGATCTGTGGGGATGGGATATGGAGCATTCCATCTGCTGTTCTGTCCATCCTGAGAATTGATCCACCGGTCTGCATGGCCTTCAGGCCGTCCTCTGCCTTTTCCAG ATGTGCATCATTTTACTCCTGTACAAAGGAAAACGAACCACAGCACTTTGGAGCCATATTGCTCCTAACCAACTGTACCAAACGTCGCGTTACACACATCCACTGTCTTCCATCTGTCTTTCGGGGCTTCCATGTTTCACTAGTCATTATGCCGAAAGTATCCTTGTTCATATGTatatttgttttatcttttttttgtGGGTAG
- the LOC123053151 gene encoding probable metal-nicotianamine transporter YSL5 isoform X2, with product MRMRTAPDAEIQTLGATTSYPPLLAGGPAAGARALLPSASVPPPPWREQLTLRGVAVAAALGSLLCLVIHRLNLTVGVIPALNVASGLLAFFLTTAWRAAAGRLGFGRRSPFTRQENTVIQTCAIACGGLAFSGCSASYIFAMDRKTYELVGPDYPGNRVEDVKDPSLGWMIGFLYLIALLGPFAIVMLRKVLVVDYKLAFPGGTATALMINSLHGEKEADVTGKKVRCLVKYMSLSFAWSFFKWFFSGVGDSCGFDNFPTFGVAAFKNTFYFNFNPSYVGYGLISPHIVNCSVFLGSVISWGFLWPFIAKQSGDWYPDNLSSSDFRGLYGYKVFVAISIILGDGLYNLVKIFVVIAREICIVQLKKGDQPVQALQDNKNSRQSRDDELQIEMFFKDRIPTRFAVSGYIVLAAISTAAVPTIFPQLKWYLVLVCYLLAPAIAFCNSYGMGLTNLNLAPTYGKIALFIFASLVGSSDGGVIAGLAACGIIMSIACSAADLMQDFKCGYLTLSSPRSMFISQLTGVVLGCVIAPLTLWLFWVAFDIGDPDGEYKAPFAIIFREMAILGVEGVAALPQHCLEICCAFFLAALAINLLRDVTPASASRFIPIPMAMAVPFYIGAFFGVDMLIGTVILFVWQKLNRRGADDYAVAVASGLICGDGIWSIPSAVLSILRIDPPVCMAFRPSSAFSR from the exons ATGAGAATGAGAACAGCACCCGATGCTGAAATCCAAACCCTTGGCGCCACCACGTCATACCCCCCACTCCTCGCCGGAGGCCCAGCCGCCGGCGCCCGGGCCCTCCTACCCTCCGCCTCCGTGCCGCCACCGCCATGGCGGGAGCAGCTCACCCTCCGGGGCGTCGCCGTCGCGGCGGCGCTGGGCTCGCTGCTCTGCCTGGTGATCCACCGCCTCAACCTCACCGTCGGGGTCATCCCGGCCCTCAACGTCGCCTCCGGCCTCCTCGCCTTCTTCCTCACCACCGCCTGGCGGGCCGCCGCCGGGAGGCTAGGGTTCGGCCGCAGGAGCCCGTTCACCAGGCAGGAGAACACCGTCATCCAGACCTGCGCCATCGCGTGCGGCGGCCTCGCGTTCAGCG GGTGCTCGGCATCGTACATCTTCGCGATGGATAGGAAGACGTATGAGCTCGTCGGGCCTGACTATCCGGGTAACCGAGTGGAAGACGTCAAAGATCCCTCGCTTGGTTGGATGATCGGTTTCCTGTATCTCATTGCTCTTCTCGGGCCATTTGCTATTGTCATGCTACGAAAG GTATTGGTGGTTGATTACAAGCTTGCATTTCCTGGTGGGACAGCTACAGCTCTGATGATTAATAGCTTGCATGGAGAAAAAGAGGCTGATGTTACAGG AAAGAAAGTCCGTTGCCTTGTAAAGTACATGAGCCTGAGTTTTGCCTGGAGCTTCTTTAAGTGGTTCTTTAGTGGTGTTGGTGACTCTTGTGGTTTTGACAATTTCCCAACATTTGGAGTTGCAGCTTTTAAGAACAC GTTTTATTTCAACTTCAATCCCAGTTATGTTGGGTATGGTCTTATTTCTCCCCATATTGTTAACTGCTCAGTTTTTCTTGGGTCAGTCATATCATGGGGTTTTCTTTGGCCATTTATCGCTAAGCAATCTGGTGATTGGTACCCAGATAACCTTAGTAGCAGTGACTTCAGAGGCCTATATGGTTACAAG GTTTTTGTAGCCATTTCCATCATACTTGGAGATGGCCTCTACAACTTGGTAAAAATCTTTGTTGTCATTGCAAGAGAAATCTGTATTGTGCAATTAAAAAAAGGTGATCAGCCTGTTCAAGCTCTTCAAG ATAATAAGAACTCTAGACAATCAAGGGATGATGAGCTTCAAATTGAGATGTTCTTCAAAGATAGGATACCCACACGGTTTGCTGTTTCTGGTTACATTGTACTTGCAGCAATATCCACCGCAGCTGTGCCCACCATATTTCCCCAGCTGAAGTGGTATCTTGTGCTTGTCTGCTACTTACTTGCTCCGGCCATTGCCTTCTGCAACTCCTACGGGATGGGCCTCACAAACTTGAACCTTGCACCCACCTATGGCAAGATTGCCCTCTTTATATTCGCCTCGCTTGTCGGCAGCAGCGATGGTGGCGTCATTGCCGGCCTTGCAGCATGTGGCATAATCATGTCCATTGCCTGCTCTGCGGCAGATCTGATGCAGGACTTCAAGTGCGGCTacctcaccctctcttcaccacgCTCAATGTTCATCTCCCAGCTAACTGGCGTCGTGCTCGGATGCGTCATTGCTCCGCTCACACTGTGGCTCTTCTGGGTGGCCTTCGATATCGGCGACCCTGATGGTGAGTACAAGGCTCCGTTCGCCATCATCTTCAGGGAGATGGCCATTCTTGGGGTCGAAGGTGTTGCCGCTCTGCCCCAGCACTGCCTCGAGATCTGTTGTGCATTCTTCTTGGCCGCGTTGGCCATCAATCTCCTTAGGGATGTGACGCCCGCCAGTGCGTCGAGGTTTATCCCCATACCGATGGCGATGGCTGTGCCGTTCTACATTGGTGCTTTCTTCGGCGTGGACATGTTGATTGGGACGGTAATCTTGTTCGTGTGGCAGAAGTTGAACCGGAGGGGTGCTGATGATTATGCGGTGGCAGTGGCGTCCGGGCTGATCTGTGGGGATGGGATATGGAGCATTCCATCTGCTGTTCTGTCCATCCTGAGAATTGATCCACCGGTCTGCATGGCCTTCAGGCCGTCCTCTGCCTTTTCCAGGTGA
- the LOC123053151 gene encoding probable metal-nicotianamine transporter YSL5 isoform X3, with product MAGAAHPPGRRRRGGAGLAALPGCSASYIFAMDRKTYELVGPDYPGNRVEDVKDPSLGWMIGFLYLIALLGPFAIVMLRKVLVVDYKLAFPGGTATALMINSLHGEKEADVTGKKVRCLVKYMSLSFAWSFFKWFFSGVGDSCGFDNFPTFGVAAFKNTFYFNFNPSYVGYGLISPHIVNCSVFLGSVISWGFLWPFIAKQSGDWYPDNLSSSDFRGLYGYKVFVAISIILGDGLYNLVKIFVVIAREICIVQLKKGDQPVQALQDNKNSRQSRDDELQIEMFFKDRIPTRFAVSGYIVLAAISTAAVPTIFPQLKWYLVLVCYLLAPAIAFCNSYGMGLTNLNLAPTYGKIALFIFASLVGSSDGGVIAGLAACGIIMSIACSAADLMQDFKCGYLTLSSPRSMFISQLTGVVLGCVIAPLTLWLFWVAFDIGDPDGEYKAPFAIIFREMAILGVEGVAALPQHCLEICCAFFLAALAINLLRDVTPASASRFIPIPMAMAVPFYIGAFFGVDMLIGTVILFVWQKLNRRGADDYAVAVASGLICGDGIWSIPSAVLSILRIDPPVCMAFRPSSAFSR from the exons ATGGCGGGAGCAGCTCACCCTCCGGGGCGTCGCCGTCGCGGCGGCGCTGGGCTCGCTGCTCTGCCTG GGTGCTCGGCATCGTACATCTTCGCGATGGATAGGAAGACGTATGAGCTCGTCGGGCCTGACTATCCGGGTAACCGAGTGGAAGACGTCAAAGATCCCTCGCTTGGTTGGATGATCGGTTTCCTGTATCTCATTGCTCTTCTCGGGCCATTTGCTATTGTCATGCTACGAAAG GTATTGGTGGTTGATTACAAGCTTGCATTTCCTGGTGGGACAGCTACAGCTCTGATGATTAATAGCTTGCATGGAGAAAAAGAGGCTGATGTTACAGG AAAGAAAGTCCGTTGCCTTGTAAAGTACATGAGCCTGAGTTTTGCCTGGAGCTTCTTTAAGTGGTTCTTTAGTGGTGTTGGTGACTCTTGTGGTTTTGACAATTTCCCAACATTTGGAGTTGCAGCTTTTAAGAACAC GTTTTATTTCAACTTCAATCCCAGTTATGTTGGGTATGGTCTTATTTCTCCCCATATTGTTAACTGCTCAGTTTTTCTTGGGTCAGTCATATCATGGGGTTTTCTTTGGCCATTTATCGCTAAGCAATCTGGTGATTGGTACCCAGATAACCTTAGTAGCAGTGACTTCAGAGGCCTATATGGTTACAAG GTTTTTGTAGCCATTTCCATCATACTTGGAGATGGCCTCTACAACTTGGTAAAAATCTTTGTTGTCATTGCAAGAGAAATCTGTATTGTGCAATTAAAAAAAGGTGATCAGCCTGTTCAAGCTCTTCAAG ATAATAAGAACTCTAGACAATCAAGGGATGATGAGCTTCAAATTGAGATGTTCTTCAAAGATAGGATACCCACACGGTTTGCTGTTTCTGGTTACATTGTACTTGCAGCAATATCCACCGCAGCTGTGCCCACCATATTTCCCCAGCTGAAGTGGTATCTTGTGCTTGTCTGCTACTTACTTGCTCCGGCCATTGCCTTCTGCAACTCCTACGGGATGGGCCTCACAAACTTGAACCTTGCACCCACCTATGGCAAGATTGCCCTCTTTATATTCGCCTCGCTTGTCGGCAGCAGCGATGGTGGCGTCATTGCCGGCCTTGCAGCATGTGGCATAATCATGTCCATTGCCTGCTCTGCGGCAGATCTGATGCAGGACTTCAAGTGCGGCTacctcaccctctcttcaccacgCTCAATGTTCATCTCCCAGCTAACTGGCGTCGTGCTCGGATGCGTCATTGCTCCGCTCACACTGTGGCTCTTCTGGGTGGCCTTCGATATCGGCGACCCTGATGGTGAGTACAAGGCTCCGTTCGCCATCATCTTCAGGGAGATGGCCATTCTTGGGGTCGAAGGTGTTGCCGCTCTGCCCCAGCACTGCCTCGAGATCTGTTGTGCATTCTTCTTGGCCGCGTTGGCCATCAATCTCCTTAGGGATGTGACGCCCGCCAGTGCGTCGAGGTTTATCCCCATACCGATGGCGATGGCTGTGCCGTTCTACATTGGTGCTTTCTTCGGCGTGGACATGTTGATTGGGACGGTAATCTTGTTCGTGTGGCAGAAGTTGAACCGGAGGGGTGCTGATGATTATGCGGTGGCAGTGGCGTCCGGGCTGATCTGTGGGGATGGGATATGGAGCATTCCATCTGCTGTTCTGTCCATCCTGAGAATTGATCCACCGGTCTGCATGGCCTTCAGGCCGTCCTCTGCCTTTTCCAGGTGA